The Tissierellales bacterium region TTAAAATTGTTTCTTCATCTCTGAAAACTCTTCCTCTTATTTGATTTATATAAAGAGTACCTTTCCAGCATTCTTCATTTTTAACTAAATTTACATTTGTCAAATCCGAATAATCTTCAAACTTATAAGGACCAGTCCCTATAGGATTATATTTTTCAAGTTCTAATGCTCCCCTGATACCTTCTTCTTCAAAAATGTGCTTAGGAATTATAGGCAAGGTTAAACTTTCTAAATTACTAGAATAAGACCTATCAAAAATAATTTCAAAATTAAGCTCATCTATAATATTCACCCTTATAACATTATGAATGTTATAAGGGTGAAAGGCTCCAAAAGCAGTTTCAAATATTTGACCATAGATACCTTCTTTATTTGAAGCTTTAATAGTATCTAAGGTAAAGGCCACATCATATGAAGTTAGGCCTCTTTGATCATGCCATTTCCCACTATCTCTTAACTTGATCTCTATGGTCTTACCTTCATTAGAAATCTTGTAATTATCAGCTAACAAAGGAATTACATTCAAATCTTTATCAAATTCAAAGA contains the following coding sequences:
- a CDS encoding ABC transporter substrate-binding protein, producing the protein MNVIPLLADNYKISNEGKTIEIKLRDSGKWHDQRGLTSYDVAFTLDTIKASNKEGIYGQIFETAFGAFHPYNIHNVIRVNIIDELNFEIIFDRSYSSNLESLTLPIIPKHIFEEEGIRGALELEKYNPIGTGPYKFEDYSDLTNVNLVKNEECWKGTLYINQIRGRVFRDEETIL